The Streptomyces sp. NBC_00306 sequence GCAGGCTATCCGGTCGGAGACCCGACCCCAGCCCCAGATCCAGTTGATCCCCGCCCCCGCGGACGGCGCACTCGACGCCGCCGAGGAGGCGATCGACCTTCTGCTCGACACAGGCAGGGCACCGGGCGACGTCCTGGTGCTCACCACGGGCGAACAGCACCCGTGGGCCGCGCATGAGCTGTCCTTCGGCGAATCCGCCTATTGGGCACAGCACGACGCCGGCGACGACGTGTTCTACGCCGCCGCCACCGCTGTGGGCCGGGCCTCCACCCGTCCCGTCGTGGTCGTCGCGCTCAACGGTGGTACCGACGAGGAAGCCGCCACAGCGCTCCCGGCGGCGATGGCCAAGGCAGGTGCACTGCTCATCGTGTGCGGTGACCCGAAGCGGATCAACACCGCACTCGGTGTGGCGGCCTGACCGCGAGCCTGCCCGAACCTCCCGGTGTGCCGTGGTCCGGCTGCCCTGACGAAGGACAGCCGGACACGGTAGGGCACAGAGGGTGCTTCGGTGTGCGCGTCGCCCGATGAAGAAGCCGCGACGGGTCTCCGTACCTGCTCCATGAGCCCTGGTCAGGTGGCCGTCAGTTGGCCGGGCGCACGGTGAGTTGACGGGACACCTCGTGGTGCGGGGGCCGGCCGAGGGGGCCGATGCGCGACACGGGGCCCGGCGGGCCTGTCCGGCATCGGGTTGACCGCAGCCATGGCAGGTTCGCGGGGCGCCCGGCGTCGGCCGTTGATCAGTCGCGGCCGCCACCGGCTCCCACGCGCCGGCAGCTCAGGGCTTCAGCGGGCGGCTGCGCGACGCAACGCGTCCACCGCGCCGCTGGCGGTGCGCAGCTCCAACGGCTCGCCGACCGCCGCCATCTCCGCCAGATCCCCCGGAGTCGATGTGGAACTCGGCCGGCGGCCACCCCGGCCCTCGCCCAGGACCTGCCAGCCGCCACGGGTCAGCGTGATGTACGCACCGCAGCGCAGCCCGTGGAGAGTGCAGGCGTCCCGAAGCCCCCACATCCACGCACCGTCCTCCTCCGTCCACCGCTCGTCGCCCTCCCGGCAGTAGAGCAGCACGGCTGTCCGCACCGGCGTACGACGGCGAAGATCGTGTGGGATGACCCGGCGCAGATGGGCCAGCAGGACGTTCCGGAACTCCCAGCCGTCGACCGGTGCGGAGCGCCGCGCGAACGACGCACTGGCGGCGAGCCGTTCCTCATGATCGAGGACGGCGACGACCGCCGTCGTCGGGGCGGGACTGTGCCGGGCGTGCAGACCACTGACCACTTCTCGCGGATTGCGCAGCAACGGGATTCCCGCGGCCGCCCACTCGGCGGGCTCGAGCAGCCTGGCGAGGCGGTTGGCGGAATTGCCCGAGCTGGTGATCGAAGTGGCTGCGGACGAAGCGAATCCGAAGGTCACGAAACTCCCTTCGCATACGCGCCCACAGTGCGGGCAGGATCGGGTGGAGGCGCACCGCGGCACGGCTCATCCGGACCGCGAACGGGCCGTGCGGGGAGCGTTCCAATTCTCGCTGGCGCGTCGGCATGCGGCAACGAGCAATTTGGCGCCACCGGCGGGATTCGGCGGGTATGACGCAGATATCCCTGCCCATCGACAGCTTCTTTGACCCCTCCGGTCACGCCTGGACTGCAAGGACCAGCGGGAACACCCCCTTTGCACCGGCCCTGCGCAGCAACCGCGCCGCCACAGCCAGTGTCCAGCCGCTGTCCGAAAGATCATCGACCAGCAGCACGGGCCCGCCGGTCGCCGTCAGCGTTTCGGCCAGCTCGGCCGGCACCGTGAAGGCTTCATGCAGGGCCCGCACCCGCTGAGCGCTGTTGGTGCGCGAGATGCGGGTGTCCGTCGCCTCGGGTGCGTACTCGACGGAGCCCAGCAGCGGCATCCGCCCCACCTCGGCGATTCTGGCGCCCAGAGATCCGACCAGCTGTGGCTTGCTCCGCGATGCGACGGTCACGATGCCGACCGGACGCGCCGGTGCGTCCGGTGCACCCGATGCCCAGCCGCCGGGCCCCTTCGCCCAGTCGGCGAGGACCGTCACCACCGCGTTCACCACGTCGTCCGTCACCGGAGCGTCCGGCGACTGCGCGGTCAGCATCGGTCGCAGACGATTCCCCCAGCCGATGTCGGAGAGCCGGCCCAGCGCCCGCCCGGTGAAGGCCTGCTCGCCTTCCGGAATCCGGCCCTTGAGATTGACGCCCACCGCGGACAGACCGGTCGGCCACATCTTGCGGGGATCGAGGTCGACACCGGGCCTGCTCAACTCACCGCGAGCGGCGTCCAGCGCCGTGTCGGAGACCTTGTCGCTGAACCGGCCCCCCGCACAGTTGTCACAGCGGCCGCACGGAACCGCCTCCTCGTCGTCCAGCTGGCGCCGCAGGAACTCCATCCGGCAACCCGTCGACCGCGCGTACTCCCGCATCGCCTGCTGCTCGGCGTCCCGCTGCCGGGCCACCCACGCGTAGCGGTCGGCGTCGTACTGCCAGGGCCGGCCCGTGGTCGTCCAGCCGCCCTTCACCCGGCGCACCGCGCCGTCCACGTCCAGCACCTTGAGCATGGTCTCCAGGCGCGTACGCCGCAGTTCCACCAACGGCTCCAGCGCCGGCAGGGAAAGCGGCCTGTCCGCCTGCGCCAGCACATCGAGAGTGCGCCGCACCAACTCCTCCGGAGGAAAGGCGACCGATGCGAAGTACTGCCAGATCGCCTCGTCCTCCTTGCCGGGCAGCAGCAGCACTTCCGCGTGCTTCACCCCACGTCCCGCACGGCCCACCTGCTGGTAGTAGGCGATGGGCGACGACGGTGAACCCAGATGGACCACGAAACCGAGGTCGGGCTTGTCGAACCCCATCCCGAGCGCGGATGTGGCCACCAGCGCCTTGACGCGGTTGGCGAGGAGATCCTCCTCGGCCTGCTGGCGATCCGCGTTCTCCGTACGACCCGTGTACGAGGCCACCGTGTGCCCGCACTGGCGCAGATACGCCGTGACTTCCTCGGCCGCCGCGACCGTGAGGGTGTAGATGATCCCCGACCCCGGCAGCTCGCCGAGATGATCGGCGAGCCACGCAAGACGGGTGGCGGCATCGGGGAGCTGGAGCACACTCAGGCTGAGGCTCTCCCGATCCAGCGGGCCTCGCAGCACCAGGGCGTCCGTCCCCGCGCCCGTACCCAGCTGCTCCGCCACGTCCGCCGTCACCCGGGCATTGGCCGTCGCGGTGGTCGCCAGCACCGGCACCCCGGCCGGCAGCTCCGCCAGCATGGTCCGCAGCCGTCGGTAGTCGGGGCGGAAATCATGGCCCCAGTCGGAGATGCAGTGAGCCTCGTCCACCACCAGGAGGCCGGTGGCGGCGGCGAGCTTGGGCAGCACCTGGTCGCGGAAGTCCGGATTGTTCAGCCGCTCGGGGCTGACGAGCAGGACGTCGACCTCGCCCGCGGCCACCTCCTCCTGGACGGTGTCCCACTCCTCCGTGTTGGACGAATTGATCGTCCGGGCGCGGATGCCCGCCCGGGCCGCTGCGTCGACCTGGTTGCGCATGAGAGCGAGCAGCGGAGAGACGATCACGGTCGGGCCGCTGCCCTGCCCGCGCAGCAGCGCCGTCGCGACGAAGTACACCGCCGACTTCCCCCAGCCGGTCCGCTGCACCACCAGGGCCCGGCGCTTGTCGGCGACGAGCGCCTCGATCGCCCGCCACTGGTCCTCGCGCAGCCGGGCCGTGCCCAAACTGTCCGAGACGAGGCGGGCGAGCACGGCGTCGGCCGAGGCCCTGAGGTCCGCGGAATCCGCGAGGTCTGCGTTGGTCATGACCCCATGCAACCCGATGGCACCGACAAACCGCGAATGAGCCGCCAGCCTGTGGATAACGTTATCCACAGGGGTCGCGGACGGTGATCTCCCGCGAGACCGTCATGCCATGAACAAGCACCACGAACCCGTCCACCGCACCGACGACCAGCAGATCACCCTGCGCGGCCCCGCCGAACTGGCCGACGCGCTTCCGTACATGATGGGTTTTCACCCCACCGACTCCATTGTGATCGTCGCCCTGCACGGCAGCCGCGGCCGCTTCGGAGGCCGGGTGAGGCTCGGCATTCCCCGCTCGCAGCGTGAATGGTCACCCGTGGCACAGCAGCTCGCGGAATGCCTGATCGAAGGGAGCGAACGGCGAGGGTCGCGTCCCGACGGCTTCGTCGTCTACCTCTGCCAGGACCCTGCCGAAGGCGAGACGAGCCGAAGCGTGATGGAGCGACTGCGCCCTCTCGCCCAGCGGCTGCGGACCGCTTGCGGTTCCCTCGACGTGCCCGTCTACGAGGCGCTGTGCATCTCCGACGGACGCTTCTGGTCCTACTGCTGCCCCGACGAACGCTGCTGCCCGCCGGAAGGGAAGAGGCTCGCCATCCCCGGCACATCGGTGATGGCGGCCGCCGCGGCCTACGCCGGGGTCCACGTGCGCGGATCACTGCGCGAGATGGAGGCGCGACTCGCACCCACGACGGCTCCGTCGGCCGGCGCCCAGGCGAAAGCGCTCGACAAGGCGGGAGCAGCACTCGTGCCGAGGATCCTCGACGAACTGGGACGCAAGCAGGTGGCCGCGGAGACGCTCACCCTGGCCCGGACGCTCATGGCACGCATCGCCGGGGCGCCCTGGACCTCCAGCAGGTCGCAGACCGACGCCACCGACGACGCACTCCTCAGCCACGACGAAGCCGCCGCCATGATTCTCGGACTGCAGGACCGGGAGACCCGGGACCGCGCAGCGGAGTGGATGGAGGGCCCCGACGCGGATTCGGCCCTGCGCCTGTGGCGGGCCCTGTGCCGGCGATGCGTCGCCCCGTATGCCGAGCACGCCACAGCCCCCCTCACCCTCGCGGGCTGGGTCGCGTGGTCCACCGGGGACGAGCCCAGTGCCCGCGTCGCTCTCGGACTCGCCCTGCGCCTCGACGATCAGTACGTCTTCGCCCGCCTCCTCCACCAGGCCTGCAACGAGGGCCTGGACCCGGAGACCCTGCGCAACTGCCTCCGTAGGGAGCGCACTTCACGAGAGGAGCTCCAGAGCGCCGCCGACGGAGAAAGCGGGCGTATCCACGAGACACCTGACCAGCCGCAGACCCCCGACGCTGCCGGGCGGCGCGGGCGCCCGCGCACCCGGCAGGCCCGAGCCCCGATCGGCACCCGGCCCCGCCGGCCCGCGAAGACGGCCTCCGCGTCGGCGCACCCCCGTAAGGCAGCAGGTCAGCGCAGCCCGGACAGTCGGCGCGACGGCCGGCAGGACTCACGGAGCGAGCCATGACAGCCGCTGGCTGCCCGGCATGATCGAGGAGGCAGCGCCGGGCCTCCGACTGGGGGTGTGAGCGGGTGGGCGGGGTGGGTGGGGAAGGGGGGGAGGAAAGCGCCCCCCACCCCGACGAAACGAGTGTTTATCGTCAGGCAGACGACTATGATCACGGCATGCCTCCCTACGACCCGTCGGCCTACCCCCCTTTTGCTGTCACCGTCGATCTGGTCGTGCTCACCGTGCGTCGGCATGCGCTCTGCGCGCTGGTCGTTCGCCGCGGGGAGCCGCCGTTCCAGGGCCGGTGGGCGCTGCCCGGTGGCTTTGTCCGCGGGGACGAGGATCTGTCGGCGGCCGCGGCACGTGAGCTCTCCGAGGAGACGGGCCTGTGCGTCCACGACCCCTTGTCGCCGGCCCCCGGCAATGGTGCGCACCTCGAGCAGCTCGCCACCTATGGCGATCCGAAACGGGACCCGAGGATGCGGGTCGTCAGCGTCGCCCATCTGGTTCTGGCTCCCGATCTGCCGGCTCCCCGGGCCGGCGGGGACGCGAACAGTGCGCGGTGGGCGCCGGTCGAGGACCTTCTCGGCCAGGAGAGCGGGTTCGCGCGGGAGGGTGAGTCGGCGGCTCCGCTGGCGTTCGACCACGCGCGGATTCTGGGGGACGGGGTGGAGCGGGCGCGCTCCAAGATCGAGTACTCGTCGCTGGCCACAGCCTTCTGCCCGCCCGAGTTCACCGTCGGTGAGCTGCGCAGGGTGTACGAGGCGGTGTGGGGTGTCGCTCTGGACCCGAGAAACTTCCACCGCAAGGTGACCGGCACGCCAGGGTTCCTTGTCCCGGCGGGCGGCACGACCACTCGTCAGGGCGGCCGGCCCGCGCAGCTCTTCCGGGCGGGTGGGGCCACCGTGCTGAACCCGCCGATGCTGCGTCCGGAAGTCTGACACCGCCGCGGCGCGTCCGACCGCGTCACGCCCGGGCCGCCGCGCCAAGGACCCGGGTGCCCCGCCCACGCCGCCGGTCTGAGCCTCCCGCGGCCCCCGCCCCGCTCCGGCGGCCCTCCAACCCAGCCCGATCCGCACGCCTCGCCCGCACGCCCCTCCCGCATGCCCCGCACCCTCAGGGCACGCGCCGCCGCCTGACACCTTGCCCGCTCCGACCCGCACGGGCCCCCCACACCCCCCTGCGGGCACCCCCATCGCCCCAACCCCGCCGTCCTGCGCCCCGCGCTGCCTGACACCCGCGCTGCCTGACACCCGCCGAGTCACCCCTCCACCCTGCGCCAAAAGTCCAAAATGTCGCGTTATCTTGCTGCGGTAGCCCCACGCCGCCGAGCGGTACACCGCTCCTCCGCGAGAGAACAGATGCTCCAGGCCATCGGACTGACCAGTGCCCACCGGCGGGACCTCCCGCCCGCCGTCGACGACCTCACCTTCGAGGCGCGGCCCGGCCAGGTCACGGCCCTCCTCGGGGCGGACGGTTCCGGCAAGTCGACGGCACTGCGCCTGATGCTCGAACTCGAACCGGGCCGCGGCATCACCTACTTCCGCGGCAACCCCCTGCATCGCATCGCCCACCCCGCCCGCGAGGTCGGGGTGCTCCTCGGCGACGTGCCCGGCCATCCCGCACGCACTGCCCGAGGTCAGCTCCGTATGCTCTGCGCCGCCGCTGGCGTGCCGGTGGCAAGGGCCGACGAGATGCTCGACGTCGTCGGGCTCGCAGGTCTCGGCGCCCAGCAACTCGGTACGCTCTCGCGCGGGATGGACCGCAGACTCGGCCTCGCCTCCGCCCTGTTGGGCGACCCGCAGACCCTCATCCTCGACGAGCCCGGCAAGGGCCTTGCCCCGCGCGAGACGGGCTGGTTGTACACCCTGCTGCGCGAGCACGCCGAACAGGGCGGAACCGTGCTCTGCACGACGAGCGACCCCAGAGAGGCGGCCCGCCTCGCGGATCATGTCGTCACCCTCGACGGCGGGCGGCTCGTCGGGGACCAGGACGCCCGGGAGTTCTCCCGCACGCGGCTGCGCCCCCGGGTCGCCGTCCGCACCCCCCACGCGGCGCGTCTTGCCGCCGTCGTGCAGCGCGAGGCGCGGGCCGCCCAGCGGTCGGTCGAAGTGGTGACCGAGGCCAGCAACCGGCTCTCGGTCTACGGCAGCAGCTGTGCCGAGATCGGTGAAACGGCCTTCCGGCACGGCGTGCTCGTACACCGGCTCACCGACGAGATCGGTGACACGGGCCTCGCGTCCCCGGTTGCCGGGGACGCCGAAGTCGCGGCAGGGGCACGGCCGACGCCGCCCGCCGCCGGCCCTCCGCCGCTGCCCCGCCCCGCCACCAGCCCTGTCAGGCCGCTGCGTTACGAACTGCTGCGGCTCCTCGGCGTGCGTACTCCCGCCGTCATTTTCGCCGTCGTCATCCTCGTCTCCCTCGCCGCCTGCATCCTGCTCGCCCGCTCCCGGACCATGCCGCTGCCGGTCGTGCTCGCCGCCTGGCCGCCGTTCTTCCCGCTGCCGCCCGCGGCCTTCGGTGCCGGGCTGATCGGGGCCCTGTCCTTCGGTGAGGAGTTCCGCCACCCCGCGCTCGCCACCGCCCGAGGCATCGTCCCGCGCCGACTCGGGCTGCTGATCGCCAAACTCATGGTCACCGCCACTGCCGCCCTGCTGCTGGCGCTCGTCGTCGTGGTGGCAGACGCCCAGGCTCTGCGCGTCGTCTACGGGAGCGATGTCACCGACCTGCCACGGAACTGGCCCGCGCTGGCGGCCGGTTGGGGCGGCCTCTCCGTCGGCTGCGCCTGGGCCGGTCTGCTCGCGGCGGGAGTCTTCCGCGTCACGGCCGCCGGAGTGGCCGCCGTGCTCGCCGTGCCGATCATCATTGCCCCACTGGTGCAGAAGGCGATCATCGGACCGTCCGTGCGTTCGATCGCCGGAATCTCCGGGAGACTTCGCGAACTGACCTGGGTCCGGCTTCCCCGGCAGGCCGACGACCTGGTCATGGCCGGGGTGCGGGTCCTCGCCCAACCCGTCGGAGCCGCACTGGTCTTGTCGTTGTCGGTCCTGATCTGCGCATATATGGTCACCGGCCTTCGCCGTCGGGCACCTTGGTGATCATGAGCGACCGGGGAGCGGGCTTCTGCTCACAACTCCCTTGAGTGCGCCCGTTTCCTTCCGATAAGGCGTCAATTGCGGGGCGGGCGCCGATCACCCTTTCGTGTGCTTTTCACCAAAGACCTCAAGGGCTGCCGGAGCCTCGCCGACAAAGGATGCGTGAGTACCCTTGCGCACACCATGATGACCGCCGCCCGCCCCGCCGATTCGGGCCTTGCAGGACCGGGCGAACTCGACCGCTACCCCTACCCGGAGTCCCCGGGTGTCGACCGCGTCGGCCCGCCCTCCTGGGAGGGTTCGGAAACGGAGTTGGGCCGGGTCGGCCGCCGCGCGGCAGGCAACCGGGGCCGCGGGCTGCACGGCCAACTCGTGCAACAGCTCGGCCAGATGATTGTTTCCGGGGATCTGGGTGCCGACCGCCCGCTCGTCCCCGAGGAGATCGGCCAGCGTTTCGAGGTCTCCCGCACCGTCGTCCGTGAGTCACTGCGCGTCCTCGAGGCGAAGGGCCTCGTCAGCGCCCGCCCCAATGTCGGCACCAGGGTCCGGCCCGTCAGCGACTGGAACCTTCTGGACGCCGACATCATCGAGTGGCGCGCCTTCGGTCCGCAGCGTGACGATCAGCGTCGCGAGCTCTCCGAGCTGCGCTGGACCATCGAGCCCCTCGCCGCCCGTCTCGCCGCCGGCCACGGCCGTGAGGACATCCAGCAGCGGCTCTCCGACATGGTCGAGATCATGGGCCACGCCCTTGCTCAGGGTGACGGCATCACGTTCTCGCGGGCTGACACCGAATTCCATGCCCTGCTCATCCAGCTCGCCGGGAACCGCATGCTGGAGCACCTCTCCGGCATCGTCTCGGCGGCCCTCCAGGTCTCCGGCGGTCCGGTCACGGGCTGTGACCGCCCGAACGAGGCCTCTCTGGCGCACCACGGCCGTATCGTCGAAGCTCTCGCGGCCGGGGACGCGCCCGGCGCCGAGTCCGCCATGCGTCAACTGTTGACCGTTCATCCGGAGGTGGAGCGCGTCGTGCCCGCCCCCCGCGAGCACTGATCCGCTCACGGCCGGAACGCAGAGGCGTACGCACCGCGTGTCGCCGGATTCCACGGGGGTCCGGCGGCACGATTGTGTGGGGAACGTCTGTTCTGGTCGTTTCGCGGAGAATGGGGTGTGACTCGGGCCACGCGGATTGGGCGTAACACTCCTCGAAACAGTGCGATGACCTAAGAGGTGGCAGCCGAGGAGGGAATACAGCAGTCGTTCACGGCGCTGTCGAGTTCCAAGGTTCCGCCCGCGCCACCGGCACATCCGCAGCCAGGTGGTCGTCGGCTCCGGCCCGATCATGGGCGGGGCCGGAAGCCGTTTCCATCGTTCCGAGAGGTTGTTCGTGTCGGCCAGCACATCCCGTACGCTCCCGCCGGAGATCGCCGAGTCCGAGTCTGTGATGGCGCTCATCGAGCGGGGAAAGGCTGATGGGCAGATCGCCGGCGATGACGTGCGTCGGGCCTTCGAGGCTGACCAGATTCCGCCAACCCAGTGGAAGAATGTTCTGCGCAGCCTCAACCAGATCCTCGAGGAAGAGGGTGTGACGCTGATGGTCAGTGCCGCGGAGTCGCCGAAGCGCGCCCGCAAGAGCGTCGCTGCGAAGAGCCCGGCAAAGCGCACCGCCACCAAGACCGTCGCGGCCAAGACCGCCACGGCGAAAACTGTCGCCGCCTCCGCGGCGCCGACGGCCGAGTCCGTCGACGTCCAGGCCGGCGACGAGGTCTCGGAGGCCGCGCCTGCCAAGAAGGCGGCCGCCAAGAAGACGGTTGCGAAGAAGACGGCGGCCAAGAAGACCGCCGCCAAGAAGACCGTGGCGAAGAAGGCCACGTCGAAGAAGGACTCCGACGAGCCCGCCGAGGGCGAGGAGCTCGTCGACGAGGCACAGCCCGGAGCCAAGGGCGAAGAGGAAGAGACCGAGGGCGAGAGCAAGGGCTTCGTCCTGTC is a genomic window containing:
- a CDS encoding FadR/GntR family transcriptional regulator; translation: MSTLAHTMMTAARPADSGLAGPGELDRYPYPESPGVDRVGPPSWEGSETELGRVGRRAAGNRGRGLHGQLVQQLGQMIVSGDLGADRPLVPEEIGQRFEVSRTVVRESLRVLEAKGLVSARPNVGTRVRPVSDWNLLDADIIEWRAFGPQRDDQRRELSELRWTIEPLAARLAAGHGREDIQQRLSDMVEIMGHALAQGDGITFSRADTEFHALLIQLAGNRMLEHLSGIVSAALQVSGGPVTGCDRPNEASLAHHGRIVEALAAGDAPGAESAMRQLLTVHPEVERVVPAPREH
- a CDS encoding NUDIX hydrolase; its protein translation is MPPYDPSAYPPFAVTVDLVVLTVRRHALCALVVRRGEPPFQGRWALPGGFVRGDEDLSAAAARELSEETGLCVHDPLSPAPGNGAHLEQLATYGDPKRDPRMRVVSVAHLVLAPDLPAPRAGGDANSARWAPVEDLLGQESGFAREGESAAPLAFDHARILGDGVERARSKIEYSSLATAFCPPEFTVGELRRVYEAVWGVALDPRNFHRKVTGTPGFLVPAGGTTTRQGGRPAQLFRAGGATVLNPPMLRPEV
- a CDS encoding DUF4192 domain-containing protein, translated to MNKHHEPVHRTDDQQITLRGPAELADALPYMMGFHPTDSIVIVALHGSRGRFGGRVRLGIPRSQREWSPVAQQLAECLIEGSERRGSRPDGFVVYLCQDPAEGETSRSVMERLRPLAQRLRTACGSLDVPVYEALCISDGRFWSYCCPDERCCPPEGKRLAIPGTSVMAAAAAYAGVHVRGSLREMEARLAPTTAPSAGAQAKALDKAGAALVPRILDELGRKQVAAETLTLARTLMARIAGAPWTSSRSQTDATDDALLSHDEAAAMILGLQDRETRDRAAEWMEGPDADSALRLWRALCRRCVAPYAEHATAPLTLAGWVAWSTGDEPSARVALGLALRLDDQYVFARLLHQACNEGLDPETLRNCLRRERTSREELQSAADGESGRIHETPDQPQTPDAAGRRGRPRTRQARAPIGTRPRRPAKTASASAHPRKAAGQRSPDSRRDGRQDSRSEP
- a CDS encoding RecQ family ATP-dependent DNA helicase — protein: MTNADLADSADLRASADAVLARLVSDSLGTARLREDQWRAIEALVADKRRALVVQRTGWGKSAVYFVATALLRGQGSGPTVIVSPLLALMRNQVDAAARAGIRARTINSSNTEEWDTVQEEVAAGEVDVLLVSPERLNNPDFRDQVLPKLAAATGLLVVDEAHCISDWGHDFRPDYRRLRTMLAELPAGVPVLATTATANARVTADVAEQLGTGAGTDALVLRGPLDRESLSLSVLQLPDAATRLAWLADHLGELPGSGIIYTLTVAAAEEVTAYLRQCGHTVASYTGRTENADRQQAEEDLLANRVKALVATSALGMGFDKPDLGFVVHLGSPSSPIAYYQQVGRAGRGVKHAEVLLLPGKEDEAIWQYFASVAFPPEELVRRTLDVLAQADRPLSLPALEPLVELRRTRLETMLKVLDVDGAVRRVKGGWTTTGRPWQYDADRYAWVARQRDAEQQAMREYARSTGCRMEFLRRQLDDEEAVPCGRCDNCAGGRFSDKVSDTALDAARGELSRPGVDLDPRKMWPTGLSAVGVNLKGRIPEGEQAFTGRALGRLSDIGWGNRLRPMLTAQSPDAPVTDDVVNAVVTVLADWAKGPGGWASGAPDAPARPVGIVTVASRSKPQLVGSLGARIAEVGRMPLLGSVEYAPEATDTRISRTNSAQRVRALHEAFTVPAELAETLTATGGPVLLVDDLSDSGWTLAVAARLLRRAGAKGVFPLVLAVQA
- a CDS encoding ATP-binding cassette domain-containing protein, with amino-acid sequence MLQAIGLTSAHRRDLPPAVDDLTFEARPGQVTALLGADGSGKSTALRLMLELEPGRGITYFRGNPLHRIAHPAREVGVLLGDVPGHPARTARGQLRMLCAAAGVPVARADEMLDVVGLAGLGAQQLGTLSRGMDRRLGLASALLGDPQTLILDEPGKGLAPRETGWLYTLLREHAEQGGTVLCTTSDPREAARLADHVVTLDGGRLVGDQDAREFSRTRLRPRVAVRTPHAARLAAVVQREARAAQRSVEVVTEASNRLSVYGSSCAEIGETAFRHGVLVHRLTDEIGDTGLASPVAGDAEVAAGARPTPPAAGPPPLPRPATSPVRPLRYELLRLLGVRTPAVIFAVVILVSLAACILLARSRTMPLPVVLAAWPPFFPLPPAAFGAGLIGALSFGEEFRHPALATARGIVPRRLGLLIAKLMVTATAALLLALVVVVADAQALRVVYGSDVTDLPRNWPALAAGWGGLSVGCAWAGLLAAGVFRVTAAGVAAVLAVPIIIAPLVQKAIIGPSVRSIAGISGRLRELTWVRLPRQADDLVMAGVRVLAQPVGAALVLSLSVLICAYMVTGLRRRAPW